A single Vicinamibacteria bacterium DNA region contains:
- a CDS encoding XdhC/CoxI family protein, translated as MREVFEAALRAEQTGEPAALVTVVSTEGSTPQKAGAKMVVYGDGRIVGTIGGGCLEAEMTGRARQCISNRRVQMASYDLTPDQAGEDGLVCGGRMQVFIEPIEGTPTLCLFGAGHVAQPLARMAKAVGFRVEVADDRLKFANRERFPEADLIVVEDFVAAASKMTLGSNSYAVVVTRGHKGDADALAATVGKGLRFVGLLGSKPKVVHIFSALEERGVSREELAQVHSPLGLEIGATTPEEIAVSILAEMIAIRRGVDPSHARSMRMELPGRMRVGS; from the coding sequence ATGAGGGAAGTCTTCGAAGCCGCGCTCAGAGCGGAGCAGACGGGGGAGCCGGCAGCCCTTGTCACCGTGGTCTCGACCGAGGGCTCGACGCCGCAGAAGGCGGGGGCCAAGATGGTCGTCTACGGGGATGGACGCATCGTGGGGACCATCGGGGGCGGGTGCCTGGAGGCGGAGATGACCGGGCGCGCCCGGCAGTGCATCTCCAACCGGCGCGTGCAGATGGCGTCCTACGACCTCACCCCGGACCAGGCGGGGGAGGATGGCCTGGTCTGCGGGGGGAGGATGCAAGTGTTCATCGAGCCCATCGAGGGGACGCCCACCCTGTGTCTGTTCGGGGCGGGACACGTGGCCCAGCCCCTGGCCCGGATGGCCAAGGCGGTCGGGTTTCGGGTCGAGGTCGCCGACGACCGGTTGAAGTTCGCGAACCGCGAACGCTTCCCGGAGGCCGATCTCATCGTGGTCGAGGATTTTGTGGCTGCGGCCTCGAAGATGACTCTGGGCTCGAATTCCTATGCCGTGGTCGTGACCCGGGGTCACAAGGGGGATGCCGACGCCCTCGCGGCCACGGTGGGCAAGGGGCTGCGCTTCGTGGGCCTTTTGGGGAGCAAGCCGAAGGTGGTCCACATCTTCTCCGCGCTCGAGGAGCGGGGGGTCTCCCGCGAGGAGCTGGCCCAGGTCCACTCGCCCTTGGGCCTGGAGATCGGCGCCACCACCCCGGAGGAGATCGCGGTCAGCATCTTGGCGGAGATGATCGCCATCCGGCGGGGCGTGGACCCGAGCCACGCGCGGTCCATGCGGATGGAGCTGCCGGGCCGCATGAGGGTCGGTAGTTAG
- a CDS encoding P-loop NTPase translates to MALSVTPVIPAAAPRTRRQIWSMGGGKGGIGKSLLTASLGWQLARMGKRVVLVDADLGGANLHTCLGLSGPERTLGDFIQRRAERIEDVLTETGVPGLRLISGASDFLGAANIKYQQKVRVLNRIRSLDVDLVLLDLGAGTSFNIVDFFLISDLSLLMVVPEPTSIENGYRFIKSALYRRLRAAAPREGVRLIIEAALDPKNARGIRTPLDLLATVEKEDPEAVGVLKREMAAFHPRFVVNQVRDNADITIGHQLVSACARHLGVRATYAGYVHYDDTVWQSVRRRRLFMVDAPGARAAEEVRQLARGLLQGESLALPW, encoded by the coding sequence ATGGCCCTGAGTGTCACGCCGGTCATCCCCGCCGCCGCCCCCCGCACGAGGCGCCAGATCTGGTCGATGGGCGGGGGCAAGGGCGGCATCGGCAAGTCCCTCCTCACCGCCTCCTTGGGCTGGCAGCTGGCCCGCATGGGCAAGCGCGTGGTCCTGGTGGACGCGGACCTGGGGGGCGCCAACCTCCACACCTGCCTGGGCCTCTCCGGCCCGGAGCGGACGCTCGGGGACTTCATCCAGCGTCGGGCGGAGCGGATCGAGGATGTGCTGACGGAGACGGGGGTGCCCGGCCTGCGCCTCATCAGCGGAGCCTCCGACTTCCTGGGGGCCGCCAACATCAAGTACCAGCAGAAGGTGAGGGTCCTGAACCGCATCCGGTCCCTGGACGTGGACCTGGTGCTGCTGGACTTGGGGGCCGGGACCTCCTTCAACATCGTCGATTTCTTCCTGATCTCCGACCTCTCGCTCCTGATGGTGGTCCCCGAGCCCACCTCCATCGAGAACGGCTACCGCTTCATAAAGAGCGCCCTCTACCGCCGGCTCCGCGCCGCCGCCCCCCGGGAAGGGGTCCGCCTCATCATCGAGGCCGCGCTCGACCCCAAGAACGCGCGCGGGATAAGGACGCCCCTGGACCTCCTGGCCACGGTGGAGAAGGAGGACCCGGAGGCGGTGGGAGTGCTGAAGCGGGAGATGGCCGCCTTCCATCCCCGGTTCGTCGTGAACCAGGTCCGCGACAACGCCGACATCACCATCGGCCACCAGCTCGTCTCCGCCTGCGCCCGGCACCTGGGGGTGCGGGCCACCTACGCCGGGTACGTGCACTACGACGACACCGTCTGGCAGAGCGTGCGGCGGCGCCGCCTCTTCATGGTGGACGCGCCTGGGGCGCGGGCGGCGGAAGAGGTGCGGCAGCTGGCCCGCGGGCTCCTTCAGGGCGAGAGCCTCGCCCTGCCCTGGTAG
- a CDS encoding helix-turn-helix domain-containing protein, whose amino-acid sequence MEGETHYDVLGLEPRASREQVERAYRFCLELYGDGSLATYSLLEVGEVEAARTRVLEAYEVLADPIRRREYDLTRGLAEPGSPLLPFPPSPLAGEPAVRDTAVPELSDVVTGADLRRVREARGVSLREIAVASKIGVRYLEYIEQDRYPFLPAPVYLRGFLQEYARQVGLDPRRTADAYMARIPQRV is encoded by the coding sequence GTGGAAGGCGAGACGCACTACGACGTGCTGGGGCTCGAGCCCCGCGCCTCCCGGGAGCAGGTCGAGCGGGCCTACCGCTTCTGCCTGGAGCTCTACGGAGACGGTTCGCTGGCCACGTACTCACTGCTGGAGGTGGGGGAGGTCGAGGCCGCGCGCACGCGCGTGCTCGAGGCCTACGAGGTCCTGGCCGATCCCATCCGCCGGCGGGAGTACGACCTGACCCGGGGATTGGCGGAGCCGGGCTCGCCCCTTCTTCCCTTCCCCCCTTCCCCCCTGGCGGGCGAGCCGGCGGTTCGGGACACGGCCGTCCCCGAGCTGTCCGACGTCGTGACCGGCGCCGACCTCCGGCGGGTGCGCGAGGCGCGGGGGGTCAGCCTGCGCGAGATCGCGGTCGCGAGCAAGATCGGGGTTCGCTACCTGGAGTACATCGAGCAGGACCGCTACCCGTTCCTGCCCGCCCCCGTCTATCTGCGCGGGTTCCTGCAGGAGTATGCCCGTCAGGTCGGCTTGGATCCCCGCCGCACCGCCGACGCCTATATGGCCCGGATCCCCCAGCGGGTCTGA
- a CDS encoding cytosine permease, with protein sequence MNAVELGPVPAERRTQPPIDLFLIFAGANLVATTMVTGASLYPGFTTGAALAVVVLGSIAGAALVAALAPVGPRLGVPSVVAARAALGTRGAALVAVFLYVTNFAWIAINNVIAGSACATLAGGPSSERAWAVGVGILAPAIVAGGPRLVALADRVAVPLLLALGLMTTVVCLRLPAGGGGAAGIGGLSWVRGLDVVIGYQVSWILMFADYSRYTASPRAGAVAVFLGLAVTSAWFMPLGFLAARAAGRTDPGAMMAAVGLGAAGAILLALATLTTNFVNVYLSALAWKSLLPGAGEQASVWIAGLVGAALGLLSRVWLDRYVDFMLVLGGVLVPVGGVLLGRFFLGRGEVDVRALYDPSGPYAQGRGFAVPGLLAWALGALVYYWAAPIGGTLPSLTAAILAYALIGRWWAPTESVRPAR encoded by the coding sequence GTGAACGCGGTCGAGCTCGGGCCGGTTCCCGCCGAGCGCCGCACCCAGCCCCCGATCGATCTCTTCCTCATCTTTGCCGGGGCCAACCTGGTGGCCACCACGATGGTCACGGGAGCGAGCCTCTATCCGGGGTTCACCACAGGCGCCGCCCTGGCCGTGGTCGTCCTCGGGAGCATAGCGGGGGCGGCCCTGGTGGCCGCCCTCGCCCCCGTGGGGCCACGCCTCGGGGTTCCTTCGGTGGTGGCCGCGCGGGCCGCCCTCGGCACCCGCGGGGCCGCCCTCGTGGCCGTTTTCCTCTACGTGACCAACTTTGCCTGGATCGCCATCAACAACGTGATCGCGGGCTCGGCCTGTGCAACTCTCGCGGGCGGGCCGTCCTCCGAGCGAGCCTGGGCCGTCGGCGTGGGCATCCTCGCCCCCGCCATCGTGGCCGGAGGACCCCGACTCGTCGCCCTCGCCGACCGGGTGGCGGTGCCCCTCCTGCTCGCCCTCGGCCTCATGACGACGGTCGTCTGCCTGCGGCTGCCCGCGGGCGGCGGGGGGGCCGCTGGAATTGGCGGGCTCTCGTGGGTAAGGGGGCTAGACGTGGTGATCGGCTACCAGGTCTCCTGGATCCTGATGTTCGCGGACTACTCCCGCTACACCGCTTCCCCCCGCGCGGGAGCGGTAGCCGTGTTTCTGGGCCTAGCCGTGACCAGCGCGTGGTTCATGCCCCTCGGCTTCCTGGCCGCCCGCGCGGCCGGCCGGACCGATCCCGGGGCCATGATGGCAGCGGTCGGGCTGGGGGCAGCGGGAGCGATACTCCTGGCTCTCGCCACCCTGACCACCAACTTCGTCAACGTCTACCTCTCGGCCCTCGCCTGGAAGAGCCTCCTCCCCGGGGCGGGCGAGCAGGCCTCGGTCTGGATAGCCGGGCTCGTGGGCGCGGCCCTCGGTCTCCTCTCCCGGGTGTGGCTCGACCGCTACGTGGATTTCATGCTGGTCCTGGGCGGGGTCCTGGTGCCGGTGGGCGGCGTCTTGCTCGGCCGCTTCTTTCTCGGGCGAGGGGAGGTGGACGTCCGGGCTCTCTACGATCCGTCCGGTCCTTACGCCCAAGGGCGGGGCTTTGCCGTGCCTGGGCTCCTGGCCTGGGCGCTTGGAGCCTTGGTCTACTACTGGGCGGCGCCCATCGGGGGGACCTTGCCTTCCCTCACCGCCGCGATTCTCGCCTACGCCCTCATCGGACGATGGTGGGCACCCACGGAGAGCGTCCGCCCGGCCCGATGA
- the deoC gene encoding deoxyribose-phosphate aldolase, with amino-acid sequence MYPREIARRIDHTLLKPDATREQIETLCREAREHAFATVCINPTWVRLCADLLRGSETRVCTVAGFPLGATPPEVKAFEAGRVVEDGAAEVDMVMNVGALKSRDYRLVERDVARVVAACHPRGASVKVIIEAALLTDDEKVKACVLSRVAGADFVKTSTGFGPGGATAADVALMRRVVGPSMGVKAAGGVRDLKAAQAMLEAGADRIGASVGVKIIQESRAAQSGTA; translated from the coding sequence CTGTATCCCCGCGAGATCGCCCGCCGCATCGACCACACGCTCTTGAAGCCCGACGCCACCCGCGAGCAGATCGAGACCCTCTGCCGCGAGGCCCGGGAGCACGCCTTCGCCACCGTCTGCATCAACCCGACCTGGGTCCGCCTCTGCGCCGACCTCCTGCGCGGCAGCGAGACCCGGGTCTGCACGGTGGCGGGCTTCCCCCTGGGGGCCACGCCCCCCGAGGTAAAGGCCTTCGAGGCGGGGCGGGTGGTGGAGGACGGCGCGGCCGAGGTGGACATGGTCATGAACGTGGGGGCTCTGAAGTCGCGCGACTACCGCCTGGTGGAGCGGGACGTGGCCAGGGTAGTGGCGGCCTGCCATCCGCGGGGGGCCTCCGTGAAGGTGATCATCGAGGCCGCGCTGCTCACGGACGACGAAAAGGTCAAGGCCTGCGTGCTTTCGAGGGTGGCCGGCGCCGACTTCGTCAAGACCTCGACCGGCTTCGGTCCCGGCGGGGCCACCGCCGCCGACGTGGCCCTCATGCGCCGGGTAGTGGGTCCGAGCATGGGGGTGAAAGCGGCGGGCGGGGTCCGGGACCTGAAGGCGGCCCAGGCCATGCTGGAGGCGGGGGCGGACCGCATCGGGGCCAGCGTGGGGGTCAAGATCATCCAGGAGAGCCGGGCCGCGCAAAGCGGAACCGCGTGA
- a CDS encoding RpiB/LacA/LacB family sugar-phosphate isomerase: MKDVVTADDVRAVPPGGELLASAGAVVTPWAREMAATRGVRIVLGATMPGPTTVAVGSDHGGFALKEEVKHHLTRLGYAFRDLGTFSPEPAVDYPDIAAAVGGTIRAGEARLGIMVDGAGIGSAMAANKLAGIRAAPCGDAAAARNAREHNDANVLTLGARFVDPVRMREIVETFLTTECTEERHRRRVKKIEALEARERSK; this comes from the coding sequence ATGAAGGACGTCGTGACCGCGGACGATGTGAGGGCGGTGCCGCCCGGAGGCGAGCTCTTGGCCTCTGCGGGAGCGGTCGTGACGCCCTGGGCTCGAGAGATGGCCGCCACCCGGGGAGTCCGCATCGTGCTGGGGGCAACGATGCCGGGCCCAACGACGGTGGCCGTGGGCTCCGATCACGGGGGCTTTGCGCTGAAGGAGGAGGTCAAGCATCACTTGACCCGCCTGGGATACGCCTTCCGCGACCTCGGCACGTTCTCTCCGGAGCCGGCGGTGGACTATCCCGATATCGCTGCCGCCGTGGGGGGGACGATCCGGGCCGGGGAGGCCCGTCTCGGCATCATGGTCGACGGAGCGGGCATTGGCTCCGCCATGGCCGCGAACAAGCTGGCGGGAATACGGGCCGCCCCCTGCGGGGACGCGGCCGCCGCCCGCAATGCCCGTGAGCACAACGATGCCAACGTTCTGACCCTGGGCGCCCGCTTCGTGGACCCCGTGCGCATGCGCGAGATCGTGGAGACGTTCCTCACCACCGAGTGCACCGAGGAGCGGCACCGGCGGCGGGTCAAGAAGATCGAGGCCCTGGAGGCCAGGGAGCGGTCGAAGTGA
- a CDS encoding carboxypeptidase regulatory-like domain-containing protein, whose amino-acid sequence MKLFRWVIAVAAVAAIASLIVPAPLGAQTVTGTIDGRVSDESRAAVPGATVTAKNTATGLTRTGTVSTAGTYRLASLPPGRYDVSAQLTGFATQVIKDVEVLVGSEATVDFTMKVATVSEIITVTTETPLIQTTTSDIGQVITSKLVENIPLNGRKFQDLSLLVPGTRSSNYYDPTKTEVGGISYGGATGRNVIVSVDGADDNDGVVRGLLQQFSNDAIQEYKVTTQRYSAEFGRSTGGIVNVVTKSGTNDFHGGAFVYGRNESLNSKSFFEDKLNLPKPPFKQWQYGATLGGPIEKDKAHFFLSYERNQRDDYATVNTNGALPSQEGSFPQPFRNNFVLAKVDFQWSDNNTLVARYGLEDNSRTHDFIGGSTLASSGALNTNKTHSGVLKNTTVLGNNRLNELVLTYQHFENNITAEDNSKPGIATPDFTFGANLNTPQQTIQQRFQVRDDFSFRKENWGGDHAFKVGAELMRSHFGGFFVPTLYGLFTFGHSLGNDLNTYLNSIADSFSGSAGNNSFDDNWTYVAGYVQDDWKPTRKLTLNLGLRYEIQFGPYSNRFDTIGIRAVNAAGYPSQRQQDYKDIGPRVGFAYDINGDGKAVLRGGYGRYYDEIFQNITLYEYWSQISSPTNFLSFSPAPFTPNNYAANRDAIRGSFIDPTFKGQLTRLTSPQLVQPRADQFNVGFSAQPTRQFGFDIDYVHVTGNDEIARWRINTPQNVNTLVSPAGVFDPAIGPINVEGNRGHSKFDAVYVAPKFRTPKAYLIATYTWSKAYNLANDFNSLPADITNANWELDWGPAPNDIRHRATLAGVFDLPAKFQFSTALQANSGRPVNALAGLAGLRANVRAIDPTTGQMFSRNAFVAGPEFICPSGKASCVQGGTGGLAFLSWDARVSKFIRFGGKDQGVELAFDVFNITNHANFNTANPGGYTNRYPSVNFGAATAIVPDSQRESQFSLRFRF is encoded by the coding sequence ATGAAGTTGTTCCGATGGGTGATCGCGGTGGCGGCGGTGGCCGCTATTGCCAGCCTGATCGTCCCTGCCCCCCTGGGCGCCCAGACGGTGACGGGCACCATCGACGGCCGGGTTTCCGACGAAAGCCGGGCGGCCGTTCCCGGCGCCACCGTCACGGCCAAGAACACCGCCACCGGACTCACGCGTACCGGCACGGTGAGCACGGCCGGCACCTACCGGTTGGCGTCCCTTCCCCCCGGCCGCTACGACGTCAGCGCGCAGCTGACCGGCTTCGCGACCCAGGTCATCAAGGACGTCGAGGTCCTGGTGGGAAGCGAAGCCACCGTGGACTTCACGATGAAGGTCGCGACCGTGTCCGAGATCATCACCGTGACCACCGAGACCCCGCTGATCCAGACCACGACCTCGGATATCGGGCAGGTCATCACCAGCAAGCTGGTCGAGAACATCCCCCTGAACGGCCGGAAGTTCCAGGATCTCTCCCTGCTCGTGCCCGGAACCCGGAGCTCCAACTACTACGATCCCACCAAGACCGAGGTGGGCGGGATCAGCTACGGGGGGGCGACCGGGCGCAACGTGATCGTCAGCGTGGACGGGGCGGACGACAACGACGGCGTGGTGCGCGGCCTGCTCCAGCAGTTCTCGAACGATGCCATCCAGGAGTACAAGGTCACGACCCAGCGCTACAGCGCGGAGTTCGGCCGCTCCACGGGCGGCATCGTGAACGTGGTCACCAAGAGCGGCACCAACGACTTTCACGGCGGGGCCTTCGTCTACGGCCGGAACGAGAGCTTGAACTCCAAGAGCTTCTTCGAGGACAAGCTGAACCTGCCCAAGCCGCCCTTCAAGCAGTGGCAGTACGGCGCCACTCTGGGGGGGCCGATCGAGAAGGACAAGGCCCACTTCTTCCTCTCCTATGAGCGGAACCAGCGCGACGACTACGCGACCGTGAACACGAACGGTGCCCTCCCCTCCCAGGAGGGAAGCTTCCCCCAGCCCTTCCGGAACAACTTCGTTCTCGCGAAGGTGGACTTCCAGTGGAGCGACAACAACACGCTGGTCGCCCGTTACGGCCTGGAGGACAACAGCCGCACCCACGACTTCATCGGGGGCAGCACGCTCGCCTCCTCGGGCGCCCTCAACACCAACAAGACCCACTCCGGGGTCTTGAAGAACACGACCGTCCTCGGCAACAACAGGCTGAACGAGCTGGTGCTGACCTACCAGCACTTCGAGAACAACATCACGGCCGAGGACAACAGCAAGCCCGGCATCGCGACCCCCGACTTCACGTTCGGGGCCAACCTCAATACGCCCCAGCAGACGATCCAGCAGCGCTTCCAGGTCCGGGACGACTTCTCCTTCCGCAAGGAGAACTGGGGGGGGGACCACGCCTTCAAGGTCGGGGCCGAGCTCATGAGGTCCCACTTCGGCGGGTTCTTCGTGCCCACCCTCTACGGGCTCTTTACCTTCGGCCACTCCCTCGGCAACGACCTCAACACCTATCTCAACTCCATCGCCGACAGCTTCAGCGGATCGGCGGGCAACAACAGCTTCGACGACAACTGGACCTACGTGGCCGGCTACGTCCAGGACGACTGGAAGCCCACCCGGAAGCTGACCTTGAACCTGGGGCTACGGTACGAGATCCAGTTCGGCCCCTACAGCAACCGGTTCGACACCATCGGCATTCGCGCCGTGAATGCGGCCGGGTATCCGAGCCAGCGGCAGCAGGACTACAAGGACATCGGGCCGCGGGTCGGCTTCGCCTACGACATAAACGGAGACGGCAAGGCGGTGTTGCGCGGAGGCTACGGGCGGTACTACGACGAGATCTTCCAGAACATCACCCTCTACGAGTACTGGAGCCAGATCAGCAGCCCGACCAACTTCCTCTCCTTCTCGCCCGCGCCCTTCACCCCCAACAACTACGCCGCCAACCGAGACGCGATCCGCGGCTCCTTCATCGACCCAACCTTCAAGGGGCAGCTCACGAGGCTCACCTCACCCCAGCTCGTGCAGCCCCGGGCGGACCAGTTCAACGTGGGCTTCTCCGCCCAGCCCACCCGCCAGTTCGGCTTCGACATTGACTACGTGCACGTCACCGGCAACGACGAGATCGCCCGCTGGAGGATCAACACCCCGCAAAACGTGAACACCCTCGTATCTCCGGCCGGAGTCTTCGATCCCGCGATCGGACCCATCAACGTGGAGGGCAACCGCGGCCACTCGAAGTTCGACGCGGTCTACGTCGCGCCCAAATTCCGCACCCCGAAGGCCTATCTGATCGCCACCTACACCTGGTCGAAGGCCTACAACCTGGCCAACGACTTCAACAGCCTGCCCGCCGACATCACGAACGCGAATTGGGAGCTGGACTGGGGGCCGGCGCCGAACGACATCCGTCACCGCGCCACCCTCGCGGGCGTCTTCGACCTGCCGGCCAAGTTCCAGTTCTCGACGGCGCTGCAGGCCAACTCGGGCCGGCCCGTCAACGCGCTCGCGGGGCTGGCCGGGCTCCGGGCCAACGTCCGGGCCATCGACCCCACGACCGGCCAGATGTTCTCGCGCAACGCCTTCGTGGCGGGGCCGGAGTTCATCTGCCCGAGCGGGAAGGCGAGCTGCGTTCAGGGAGGCACGGGCGGCCTCGCCTTCCTGAGCTGGGACGCTCGAGTGTCCAAGTTCATCCGGTTTGGCGGCAAGGATCAAGGCGTGGAGCTGGCCTTCGACGTCTTCAACATCACGAACCACGCCAACTTCAACACC